GGGGTGGGTGATCGTCCCTGCCGCGGGGGCGTCCGGGGCGCCGGTGTTCCACGTCTCCAGCCGCCATCCGCTGGGGTGCTCGACGAGGTCGGCCCAGTGGCAGTTGCGCAGACCCACGAGGGCCTGCGAGGTCTGGGCGACGTCGAGGCCGACCACGGCGCAGACGAGGGCCCGGGTGGCCAGGCCGTGGGTGGCCAGCACCGCGGTCCCGTGCTCGTGCAGCCCGGCGACGACGTCCTCGAAGGCGGCGCGGGTGCGGGTCGCGACATCGGCCAGCCGCTCCCCGGTCTCCCCCCGGACGACGTCCTCACCGCGCTCGAGGGCCAGCTGGGCCTGCGGGTAGCGGGAGGACACCTCGGCGTGGGTCAGGCCCTGCCAGCGACCGACGTGGATCTCGCGCAGCCGCTCGTCGCGCTCGACCTCGAGCCCGGTCACCGCCGCGAGCTCGCCGGCGGTCTGCAGGGCGCGGGAGAGGTCGGAGGAGACGAGGCGTTCGGCCCCCCGCCCGGCCAGGGCGCGGGCGGCCCGCTGCGCCTGCTCGCGGCCCCGCTCCGAGAGCTCGGTGTCCAGCTGCCCCTGGTAGACGCCTCCGGCGTTGTGCGCGGTCTCGCCGTGCCGCCAGACGATGACCCGCCGCATCCCTGCGCTCAGGCCTCGTCGGGAGCCGCCGGCGCAGCGGTGCTGGGCAGCACGTGCGGGCAGTCCTTCCAGAGCCGCTCGAGGTCGTAGAACTGACGGTCCTCGGAGTGCATGACGTGCACGACGATGTCGCTGAAGTCGAGCAGCACCCACCGCCCCTCGTGCTGGCCCTCCCGGCGCAACGGCTTGGCGCCGAGCTGGAGCAGTCGCTCCTCGACGGCGTCGACGACAGCGCCGACCTGCCGCTCGTTGGGGGCCGAGGCGATGACGAAGACGTCGGTCAGGGCGAGCTGACCGGACACGTCGAGACCGACGACGTCCTGGGCCAGCTTGTCCTGGGCCGCGGCGGCCGCGGCCTGCGCCAGCTCGACGGCACGTGGGGTGGCTGCCACTCAGGGGTCCTTCCGGTAGAGGTCGTACTTGCCGATGTACTGGACGACGCCGTCGGGCACGAGGTACCACACGGGCTCGCCCTGCGCGGTGCGCTCGCGGCACCCCGTGGAGCTGATGGCCATGGCCGGGACCTCGAGCAGGGTCACCTTGTCCTCCGGCAGACCGGCGTCGGTGAGGACGTGACCGGGCCGGGTGACCCCGACGAAGTGGGCGAGCTCCCACAGCTGGGAGACGCCCTTCCAGGAGAGGATCTGCGCCAGCGCGTCGGCGCCGGTGATGAAGAACAGCTCGTCGCCCGGGCGTTCCGCGCGCAGGTCGCGCAGGGTGTCGAGGGTGTAGGTGGGGCCCTCGCGTTCCACGTCCACCCGGCTGACGGTGAAGCTGGGGTTGGAGGCGGTCGCGATGACCGTCATGAGGTAGCGGTGCTCGGCGTCGGTGACCTCGCTCGCGTCCTTGCGGTAGGGCTGCCCGGTGGGGACGAAGAGGACCTCGTCCAGCCCGAGGAGGTGGGCCGCCTCGCTCGCGGCCACGAGGTGGCCGTGGTGGATGGGGTCGAAGGTCCCACCCATCACTCCGAGCCGCATCAGTGCTGGTCTCGGCCCATGTCGGGGTTGTGGTGCGCGTCGGCCACCCCGTGCGGGTCCAGGGCCAGGGTGTTGCGGAAGAACCACAGGAAGCCCAGCAGCAGGAGGAAGGAGAGCATGGCGATCACGCCGAACATGATCGGCGGGAAGGGCAGCTCGTTGACGACGTGGTGACCGCCTTCCTCGGCGGCGGCGAGGAGGTGCAGGCTCTGCGCGGGCGACATGGGGACCACTGTACCTGTCGTCGGCGGCCGCCAGGCAGGGTCAGCGGACCTGGCCGTCGCCCTCCACGACCCACTTGGTGGTCGTCAGCTCCGGCAGCGCCATGGGGCCGCGGGCGTGCAGCTTCTGCGTCGAGATGCCGATCTCGGCCCCGAAGCCGAACTCGCCGCCGTCGGTGAACCGGGTGGAGGCGTTGACCAGCACCGCGGCCGCGTCGATCTCGGTGGTGAACCGGCGGGCGGCGGCGCGGTCGGCCGTCACGATCGCCTCGGTGTGACCGCTGGTGTGCTCCTGGACGTGGGCGATGGCGGCGTCCAGGTCGTCGACCACCCGGGCGGAGATGTCCAGGGAGAGGAACTCGGTGTCGTCGTCCTCGTCGGTGATCGGCTGGTATGCCGCCCCGGCGGCCTCGGCGTACGGTCGCATCCGCTCGTCGCCGTGCACGGTGACGCCGGCGGCGGCCAGTTGCTCCATGACACCGGGCAGCACCCGCTCCGCGGCGTCGCGGTGCACCAGGAGCGACTCGGCCGCGTTGCACACCGAGGTGCGGTGCGTCTTGGAGTTGGTGACGACGGCGACCGCCATGTCGGTGTCCGCGCTCGCGTCGACGACGACGTGGCAGTTGCCGATACCGGTCTCGATGACGGGCACCGTCGACTCGGTGACGACCGTCTGGATGAGGCTCGCGCCCCCGCGGGGGATGACCAGGTCGACGAGGCCGCGGGCGGTCATGAGGGCCCGCGCGGCGTCGTGGCCGCCCTCGGAGAGCAGGCTGACCGCGTCCGGCGAGATCCCCCGCTCCTCGAGACCGGCCCGCAGCAGGTCGACCAGCGCGGCGTTGGTCGACCCCGCGGCGGACCCGCCGCGCAGGATGACCGCGTTGCCGCTCTTGAGGCCGAGCCCGGCCGCGTCGACGGTCACGTTGGGACGGGCCTCGTAGATCATGCCCACGACCCCCATGGGGACGCGCACCTGGCGGATCTGCAGCCCGTTGGCCAGCGTCGAGCCGCGCACCACCTCGCCGACGGGGTCGGGCAGCGAGGCGACCTGCCGCAGGGCGTCGGCCACGGCGCCGATGCGGTCCTCGTCGAGGGTGAGGCGGTCCAGCAGGTTCTCCGGCAGACCCGCGGAGCGGCCCCGCTCGAGGTCCTCCCGGTTGGCCTGCAGGACGCGGTCGGCTCCCGCGTCGACGGCGTCCGCCAGCGCCAGCAGGGCGGCGTCCTTCTCGGCCCGCGTCAGCAGGGCGAGCTGGCGGGCCGCGGTGCGCGCGGCCCGGGCGACCTGGGCGACGTGGTCGACGACCTCGGGGGCGATGGTGCTCATGGGACCTCCTGATCGGGGTGGCCGGTGACGGGGATGACGGGGCTAGAGGACGACGAGGTCGTCCCGGCGGACGACCGGCCGGGGCGCGGGGGCACCGGAGCGCAGCGCGGCGTCACGGACCATCCGGCGGCCGACCAGCGGGCCCAGCTCGGCCGCGTCGTAGCCGACGAGCCCGCGGGCCACCACCTGGCCCCGTTGGTCGCAGAGGTCGACGGTGTCCCCCGCGCTGAAGCGGCCCTCGACCCGGGTGATGCCCACCGGGAGCAGGGAGGTCTGCCGCCGCACGACCGCCTCGACGGCGCCGTCGTCGAGGACGACCCTGCCGGTCGCGCTGCTCGCGTGCGCCAGCCACCGCCGCCGCGCCGGGCTCTTGGTGCCGACCGGGGTGAAGAGCGTGCCGACGTCCTCGCCGCGCAGCGCCTGGTGGACCTGGTCGGTGCTGGTGACGAGGGCGGGGATGCCCTCCGCGACGGCCATCTGCGCGGCCGTGACCTTGGTCTGCATCCCCCCGGTGCCCACGCCCGACCCGGCGCTGCTCACGTCGACGGAGGTCAGCGCCTCGGCCCCGGCGACGAGCGGGATGCGGGAGGACCCCGGCCGGGACGGGTGCGCGGTGTAGAGCGCGTCCACGTCGGACAGCAGGACGAGGGCGTCCGCGTCGACGAGGTGGGCCACGAGCGCGGCGAGCCGGTCGTTGTCGCCGAAACGGATCTCGTCGGTGGCCACCGTGTCGTTCTCGTTGATGATCGGCACGACCTCGAGCTCCAGCAGGCGCTCCAGGGTACGCGAGGCGTTGACGTAGTGGCTGCGCCGGTGCATGTCGTCGGCGGTGAGCAGCACCTGCCCGACCTGGACCCCGTGGAGGGTGAAGGCCTGGGTGTAGGCCGCCATGAGCGCCCCCTGACCGGTGCTGGCGGCGGCCTGCTGGGTCGCGAGGTCCTTGGGCCGGCGATCCAGGCCCAGCGGCACCATGCCGGCGGCGATCGCGCCCGAGGACACCAGGACGACCTGGGTCCCGGCCAGCGACAGCTTGGCCAGGCTGCTGGCGAGCGCTTGCAGGCGGAAGCCGTCGAGACCGCCCTGCGGTCCGGTCAGCGAGGAGCTGCCGACCTTGACGACCATGCGGCGCGCGTCCCGGATGACGCTGCGGTCGACGGTCGGGGCCATGGGACGAATACTATTCCACGTCCGTGCATAGTCATGCACCCTCCCCGAGGGCCTGACCCCGGGCCTCCCGCCCCGGCCCGCACGCACCCGCGGCCGGTGGGACCGTGCCGGGTCAGTCCTCGTCGGTCCACCGGCCGGCGCGGCGCTCGGCCTCCAGCTCCTCGCGGGCGGCGCTCGCGGCGTCCTTGCGGTCGTGGAAGGCCTCGCGCTTCTGGGCACGGGTCGGGCGGGAGCGCTCGTCCAGCCGCAGGTCCGTGCCACGGCTGCCGAGCAGCTCGGCGCCGCCGGCCATCGTCGGCTCCCAGTCGAAGACGACCGCGTCGTCCTCCGGGCCGATGAGCACCGTCGACCCGGCGACCGCTCCCGCCTTGAGCAGCTCCTCCTCGACGCCCAGCCGGGCGAGCCGGTCGGCGAGGTACCCGACGGCCTCGTCGTTGGCGAAGTCGGTCTGGCGCACCCAGCGCGTGGGCCGCTCCCCGAGGACCCGGAAGACCTCGTCCTCGGCGCCGCCCTCGCGGCGCACGGTGAAGCCCTGGTCGTCCAGCGCCCGCGGGCGCAGGACGACCCGCGCGGGCTCGGTCCCGACGTGCTCGGCACGGGCCCGGGCCACGTGCCCGGCCAGCGCGAAGGTCAGCTCCTTGAGGCCCTGGTGCGCGACCGCGGAGACGACGTGCACCTCGTAGCCCTGCTCCTCCAGGTCCGGCCGCACCATCTCGGCGAGCTCGCGCGCCTCGGGGACGTCCGCCTTGTTGAGCACGACCACGCGCACCCGCTCGGCGAGGGGGATGCCGCCGAGCTCGCCGTGGGGCACGTAGGCCGCGAGCTCGGCCTCGATGACCTCCAGGTCGGTGAGCGGGTCACGTCCCGGCTCCAGGGTCGCGCAGTCGATGACGTGCACGAGGACGTGGCAGCGTTCGACGTGCCGGAGGAACTGCAGCCCCAGCCCCCGGCCCTCGCTGGCCCCGGGAATGAGGCCGGGCACGTCGGCCATGGTGAAGCGCTCCCCGCCGGCGGTGACGACCCCGAGGTTGGGCACCAGCGTGGTGAAGGGGTAGTCGGCGATCTTGGGCTTGGCGGCGGACAGCACGCTGACCAGCGACGACTTGCCGGCCGAGGGGAAGCCGATGAGGGCCACGTCGGCGAGCGTCTTCAGCTCGAGGACGACCTCGGTCTCCTCACCCGGCTCCCCGAGCAGCGCGAAGCCGGGTGCCTTGCGCCGCGGCGAGGCCAGGGCCTTGTTGCCCAGCCCGCCGCGACCACCGCGCGCCGCGACGAACTCGGTGCCCTCCCCCACCAGGTCCGCCAGGACCTCGCCCCGGCGGGTGGTGACGACCGTGCCCGACGGCACGGCCAGCACGAGGTCCTCCCCCTGGGCCCCGTTGCGCTCGTCCCCCTCGCCCGGCCGGCCGTTGGGGGCGCTGCGGTGCGGTCCGTGGTGGTAGTCGATGAGGGTGGTGACCTGCGCGTCCACGCGCAGCACGATGTCACCGCCGCGACCGCCGTTGCCGCCGTCGGGACCGCCCAGCGGCTTGAACTTCTCCCGGTGGACCGAGGCCACCCCGTGGCCCCCCTTGCCCGCGCGCAGGTGCAGCACGACCCGGTCGACGAAGTTGGCCATGGGGGGATCCTCTCAGGGGGTGCAGACGCCGCGACGCCGGCGGGTCGTGTCGGACCCACCGGCGTCGCCGATGCCGCGCGCCGGGCGGACCCGGCGTCTCATCAGGTGTGTGGTGCCGCGCCTCAGGCGTCGACGGTCGCGCTCTGGCCGACGATGTTGACGGTCTTGCGGCCCCGCTTGGCGCCGAACTCGACGACCCCGGGGACCAGCGCGAACAGCGTGTCGTCACCGCCACGGCCGACACCCTCGCCGGGGTGGAAGTGGGTCCCGCGCTGGCGGACGATGATCTCGCCGGCGCCGACAACCTGGCCGCCGAAGCGCTTCACGCCCAGGCGCTGCGCGTTCGAGTCACGACCGTTGCGGGTCGAGGACGCACCCTTCTTGTGTGCCATCTGCTGACTCCTCCTTGGCTCGGGTGACGCTCAGGCGTCGATCGCGGTGATCTTGACCTGGGTGAGCGGCTGGCGGTGGCCCTGCCGCTTCTTGTACCCGGTCTTGTTCTTGTACTTCTGGATGACGATCTTGGGGCCCTTGACGGCACCCACGACCTCGGCGGTCACGGTGGCCTTGCCGAGGGCGTCGGCGTCGGTGGTCACGGCGTCACCGTCGACCAGGAGCACGGGCGCGAGCTCGACGGTGTCGCCGGCCGCGGCGTTGCCGCCGACCTTGTCGATGGTCAGCACGTCGCCGACGGAGACCTTCTCCTGGCGGCCGCCAGCACGGACGATCGCGTACACGTTGAACTCGCTTTCTGCTTCTGTCGCGGTGGGCTCGGACGCGCCCTGGACGATGTGGACGGCCGGTCGAGCCGACATACGAGGATGTCGTCTGCGAGACCGGTGCCGCACACCTGGGGCGAACCGACGCACCAGACTACCGTGCGCGGTGCCCCGCCTCCAAACTCAGCCGGACGTCCCGGAGACCGGGTCGGAGGACGCCTCCTGCGGGTGGGTCCCGTCGGAGGAGTCCGAGGAGCCCTGGGGGGCGGTGGAGCCGTCCGGGTACGACGTCGACGCGTCCTCGCCCACGGGCGGTCCGGCCGGGGCCACGACCCGCCCCCGACGGCGACGCCTGGGGGCCGGCGCCGGCTCCTGGGTCACCGGCGCCGCGTCCGACACGGGCTCGGGGGTGGTCGGCGGCGTGGTCGCCACGTCCGCCGCGGCGGGCTCCGGCTCGCTGGGCGCCGTGCCGCGCTCGGGCACCGTGGCCGGCGCCTGCGCCTCGCCCTGGTCGGCCACCTCGTGGGCGGCCGCCCCGGCAGCCGCGTCCGCGGCCTCCGAGCTCGCGCCCGCGCTCAGCGCCGCGGCGTGGGCCGCGGCGGCGATCTGGGCCGGGGTCGGGCCGGACGGGTTGGGGCGGGCAGGACGTTCTTGGGCTCGGAGCCGGTGCTGGTGCCGCCCGAGCCGCCGTTGCCACCGCGGCCCTTGCCGCGTCGCTTGCCGCCGCCGTTGCCGTTGCCGTTGCCACCGCCGTTGCCGTCGTCGCCGCCGTTGCGCACGACCGGTTCGGTCTGCACGACGACACCCCGGCCCGAGCAGTGCGTGCAGTTCTCGGAGAAGACCTCGATGAGGCCCGACCCGACCCGCTTGCGGGTCATCTGGACCAGCCCGAGCGAGGTCACCTCCGCCACCTGGTGCTTGGTCCGGTCGCGGCCCAGGCACTCCAGGAGCCGTCGGACGACCAGGTCGCGGTTGCTCTCCAGGACCATGTCGATGAAGTCGACGACGATGATGCCGCCGATGTCGCGCAGCCGCAGCTGCCGCACGATCTCCTCGGCCGCCTCGATGTTGTTCTTGGTGACCGTCTCCTCCAGGTTGCCCCCGGAGCCGGTGAACTTGCCGGTGTTGACGTCGACGACGGTCATCGCCTCGGTGCGGTCGATGACGAGCGAGCCGCCCGAGGGCAGCCACACCTTGCGGTCCATCGCCTTGGCGATGGCCTCGTGGACGCGGTACGT
This genomic window from Serinicoccus chungangensis contains:
- the rplU gene encoding 50S ribosomal protein L21, which codes for MYAIVRAGGRQEKVSVGDVLTIDKVGGNAAAGDTVELAPVLLVDGDAVTTDADALGKATVTAEVVGAVKGPKIVIQKYKNKTGYKKRQGHRQPLTQVKITAIDA
- the proB gene encoding glutamate 5-kinase, whose amino-acid sequence is MAPTVDRSVIRDARRMVVKVGSSSLTGPQGGLDGFRLQALASSLAKLSLAGTQVVLVSSGAIAAGMVPLGLDRRPKDLATQQAAASTGQGALMAAYTQAFTLHGVQVGQVLLTADDMHRRSHYVNASRTLERLLELEVVPIINENDTVATDEIRFGDNDRLAALVAHLVDADALVLLSDVDALYTAHPSRPGSSRIPLVAGAEALTSVDVSSAGSGVGTGGMQTKVTAAQMAVAEGIPALVTSTDQVHQALRGEDVGTLFTPVGTKSPARRRWLAHASSATGRVVLDDGAVEAVVRRQTSLLPVGITRVEGRFSAGDTVDLCDQRGQVVARGLVGYDAAELGPLVGRRMVRDAALRSGAPAPRPVVRRDDLVVL
- a CDS encoding histidine phosphatase family protein; this encodes MRRVIVWRHGETAHNAGGVYQGQLDTELSERGREQAQRAARALAGRGAERLVSSDLSRALQTAGELAAVTGLEVERDERLREIHVGRWQGLTHAEVSSRYPQAQLALERGEDVVRGETGERLADVATRTRAAFEDVVAGLHEHGTAVLATHGLATRALVCAVVGLDVAQTSQALVGLRNCHWADLVEHPSGWRLETWNTGAPDAPAAGTITHPVP
- the nadD gene encoding nicotinate-nucleotide adenylyltransferase, yielding MRLGVMGGTFDPIHHGHLVAASEAAHLLGLDEVLFVPTGQPYRKDASEVTDAEHRYLMTVIATASNPSFTVSRVDVEREGPTYTLDTLRDLRAERPGDELFFITGADALAQILSWKGVSQLWELAHFVGVTRPGHVLTDAGLPEDKVTLLEVPAMAISSTGCRERTAQGEPVWYLVPDGVVQYIGKYDLYRKDP
- the obgE gene encoding GTPase ObgE; translated protein: MANFVDRVVLHLRAGKGGHGVASVHREKFKPLGGPDGGNGGRGGDIVLRVDAQVTTLIDYHHGPHRSAPNGRPGEGDERNGAQGEDLVLAVPSGTVVTTRRGEVLADLVGEGTEFVAARGGRGGLGNKALASPRRKAPGFALLGEPGEETEVVLELKTLADVALIGFPSAGKSSLVSVLSAAKPKIADYPFTTLVPNLGVVTAGGERFTMADVPGLIPGASEGRGLGLQFLRHVERCHVLVHVIDCATLEPGRDPLTDLEVIEAELAAYVPHGELGGIPLAERVRVVVLNKADVPEARELAEMVRPDLEEQGYEVHVVSAVAHQGLKELTFALAGHVARARAEHVGTEPARVVLRPRALDDQGFTVRREGGAEDEVFRVLGERPTRWVRQTDFANDEAVGYLADRLARLGVEEELLKAGAVAGSTVLIGPEDDAVVFDWEPTMAGGAELLGSRGTDLRLDERSRPTRAQKREAFHDRKDAASAAREELEAERRAGRWTDED
- the rpmA gene encoding 50S ribosomal protein L27, which codes for MAHKKGASSTRNGRDSNAQRLGVKRFGGQVVGAGEIIVRQRGTHFHPGEGVGRGGDDTLFALVPGVVEFGAKRGRKTVNIVGQSATVDA
- the rsfS gene encoding ribosome silencing factor translates to MAATPRAVELAQAAAAAAQDKLAQDVVGLDVSGQLALTDVFVIASAPNERQVGAVVDAVEERLLQLGAKPLRREGQHEGRWVLLDFSDIVVHVMHSEDRQFYDLERLWKDCPHVLPSTAAPAAPDEA